In Paenibacillus sp. 1781tsa1, one DNA window encodes the following:
- a CDS encoding YafY family protein, which translates to MENNRLFRMLLLLLEKKKATAPELARMFEISVRTVYRDIDRLSAAGIPVYTTTGKHGGIHLMDNYVMDKSLLSEEDQNEILMGLYSISAIPHLNSAHMLQRLTALFDHKLDWIEFNFSPWGSIPLQERELFNQVKQAILTNQLITFHYVNSDGEKSIPTVEPRKLIFKNSTWYFKGYIHDDPDRREFETFKMKRITQLTFLTRKLDHPVDVGSTHPELEAAPVLTPLTLSFSNNIAYRVYDFFEPSLIKKEPDGRLRVSLELNVGEWLYSFLLSFGSELTVIEPVHVGQELLRRHIRAVEHLQNVMNKLPNNE; encoded by the coding sequence ATGGAAAATAACCGATTATTTCGAATGTTGCTTTTGTTATTGGAGAAAAAGAAGGCCACTGCACCCGAACTCGCCCGTATGTTCGAGATTTCTGTACGTACGGTGTACCGTGATATCGACCGGCTAAGCGCTGCAGGCATCCCCGTCTATACCACGACCGGAAAGCATGGCGGTATTCATCTGATGGACAACTATGTCATGGACAAGTCCCTGTTGTCGGAAGAAGACCAGAACGAAATTTTGATGGGACTATACAGCATCAGTGCAATCCCACACCTTAATAGTGCTCATATGCTGCAACGGCTGACCGCCCTGTTTGATCATAAGCTGGATTGGATCGAATTCAATTTCTCACCATGGGGCAGCATCCCCCTGCAAGAGAGAGAACTTTTTAATCAAGTGAAACAAGCCATTTTAACGAATCAACTGATTACGTTCCACTATGTTAATTCGGATGGAGAGAAGAGCATTCCAACGGTGGAGCCACGGAAGCTTATATTCAAAAACAGTACATGGTACTTCAAAGGATATATCCATGATGATCCTGATCGGAGAGAATTCGAGACATTCAAGATGAAACGGATCACCCAATTGACCTTTCTAACGAGAAAACTCGATCACCCTGTTGATGTGGGGTCAACACATCCTGAATTAGAGGCAGCTCCTGTCCTGACTCCTCTGACACTCTCATTCTCCAACAATATTGCATACCGGGTGTATGATTTTTTCGAACCATCCCTCATTAAAAAAGAGCCTGATGGCAGGCTTCGTGTGTCTCTCGAACTGAATGTAGGGGAATGGCTCTACTCTTTCCTGCTGTCGTTTGGTTCGGAGCTGACCGTAATTGAGCCTGTTCATGTTGGACAGGAATTGCTCAGACGTCATATCCGAGCCGTTGAACATTTGCAGAACGTCATGAACAAACTACCCAACAATGAATGA
- a CDS encoding class I SAM-dependent methyltransferase, with protein MQDIRRNNVERFKGFGTLYDQNRPAAPTEVVDILTTYLGSTPRMVADVGCGTGLSSWIWLNEAERIIGFEPSDDMRSVAESKWEAAGKPDNLRFVSGLSHDLGLPDGSVDVLTCSQSFHWMEPQPTLHEFARVLRTGGIFAAYDCDWPPMLDWQLEQAYLQLNKEADHRAASLAPQDSQAHKWSKDGHLQQIQQSGLFRYVREIVFHHHETFTADRYVNLALSQGGLQTALKLGADDLLKAADEFRALANRIFDGESRRVLFSYRMRLGIV; from the coding sequence ATGCAAGACATTAGACGCAACAATGTGGAACGTTTCAAAGGTTTTGGTACGTTATACGATCAGAACCGACCAGCTGCTCCAACTGAAGTGGTGGATATTCTAACGACATATCTTGGCAGCACACCGCGCATGGTCGCAGATGTTGGCTGTGGCACCGGCTTATCTTCGTGGATCTGGCTTAATGAGGCAGAACGCATCATCGGCTTCGAACCCAGTGATGACATGAGGTCTGTAGCAGAATCCAAGTGGGAAGCTGCCGGGAAACCGGATAACCTCCGATTTGTGTCCGGCTTGTCTCATGACCTCGGACTTCCCGATGGCAGTGTGGATGTGCTGACCTGCTCGCAATCGTTTCACTGGATGGAGCCGCAACCCACGCTACACGAGTTTGCACGTGTACTTCGTACAGGGGGCATATTTGCAGCCTACGATTGCGACTGGCCGCCAATGTTAGACTGGCAGTTGGAACAAGCCTATCTGCAGCTCAATAAGGAAGCAGATCATCGAGCAGCGAGTCTGGCTCCCCAGGATAGTCAGGCACACAAATGGAGCAAGGATGGGCATTTGCAGCAGATTCAGCAGTCCGGGCTATTCCGATATGTTCGGGAAATCGTGTTTCATCACCACGAGACATTCACAGCCGATCGATACGTCAATCTCGCCCTAAGCCAAGGCGGCCTGCAAACGGCGTTGAAGCTCGGAGCGGATGATCTTTTAAAAGCTGCTGACGAGTTCAGAGCGCTGGCTAATCGTATATTTGATGGAGAATCCAGAAGAGTCCTCTTTTCTTATCGCATGCGCCTCGGTATTGTCTGA
- a CDS encoding sensor histidine kinase: MPLRYQLMLLFLLFAIVPSVGLGLLVNWTVERVVERQVEGHTMQLIGKVNEALNSKMENLQNMTYLIAFDPDIDAFMNDNMPLNDDDDADSEPMNMDTNAETEQNRLYGIKQTLQGFTTLYPEIAGIVLVNGSGDYISNEMYPRAEQSLIQENWYQEAAANPGIFMVLGQPKERNLTTHVRYKDDEIVSVARSITDEASGRVRGVIMIDLKLRSVSQAARNVTLGKSGYVMVTDAEGQSVYKPEHPLIEHIPTDWFPSGESGTFTADTEGGTLLFMYQSSTFTGWRTVGVFPTRDSISEVRQIQFYVVSFVFVVCLFGLSASLWFSRSIAQPIFRLMSYMRRAETGNLRPGRWSDRADEIGMLGNSYNRMLAQIRELISLNELRERQKRDAEMRSLQEHIKPHFLYNTLDTIHWMARKEGADDVSGMVGALSRLFRIGLSKGQDYIPLHSELEHMTSYLQIQQTRYRDRLQYTLNIPEELRDLFVLKLLLQPLIENAIYHGIKGRRGPGHIRVEARLEHSRLLLTVQDDGAGMSNERLAEMLHLLEAPLASLEASSPGITGKSYGMLNVQARLRLSFGDEYGIVLESEEGQGTSVTIIHPLMRELPPIQQINIKERQENEWENS, from the coding sequence ATGCCCCTTCGCTATCAGCTAATGCTGCTTTTTTTGCTATTCGCCATTGTACCCTCTGTAGGACTCGGCTTGCTTGTGAACTGGACGGTGGAGCGGGTTGTTGAGCGACAGGTTGAAGGGCATACCATGCAACTGATTGGCAAAGTGAATGAAGCCCTGAACAGTAAGATGGAGAATCTGCAAAATATGACGTATCTGATTGCTTTTGACCCGGATATTGATGCTTTTATGAACGACAACATGCCGTTGAATGATGATGATGATGCAGACAGTGAACCGATGAACATGGACACCAATGCTGAAACGGAGCAAAATCGGTTATATGGCATCAAGCAAACCTTACAGGGGTTCACAACGTTGTATCCTGAAATAGCCGGAATTGTTCTCGTCAATGGAAGCGGTGACTATATTAGCAACGAGATGTATCCCCGAGCAGAGCAGAGCCTGATCCAGGAAAATTGGTACCAAGAAGCCGCGGCCAATCCGGGCATATTCATGGTATTGGGTCAGCCAAAAGAGCGTAATCTCACGACACATGTACGGTACAAGGATGATGAGATTGTATCGGTTGCGCGTTCCATAACGGATGAAGCGTCAGGACGTGTGCGGGGCGTTATTATGATTGATCTTAAACTAAGGTCCGTCTCTCAGGCTGCCCGTAATGTAACCTTGGGGAAATCCGGTTATGTGATGGTGACGGATGCAGAGGGTCAAAGTGTATACAAGCCGGAGCACCCGCTAATAGAACACATTCCCACAGACTGGTTCCCCTCTGGTGAGAGTGGAACATTTACCGCCGATACAGAAGGTGGAACGTTATTATTCATGTATCAGTCGTCCACCTTTACGGGGTGGAGAACGGTAGGGGTATTTCCCACAAGAGACTCGATATCCGAAGTACGCCAAATCCAGTTTTATGTGGTTAGCTTTGTATTTGTGGTGTGTTTATTCGGACTTAGCGCCTCTTTATGGTTCTCGCGTTCCATTGCCCAGCCGATTTTCCGGCTCATGTCCTATATGCGCAGGGCGGAGACGGGTAATCTCAGACCAGGCCGGTGGAGCGATCGGGCGGATGAGATTGGTATGCTTGGCAACAGTTATAACCGAATGCTGGCACAGATTCGAGAACTGATATCGCTGAATGAATTGCGAGAACGGCAGAAGCGAGATGCTGAAATGCGAAGTTTGCAGGAGCATATCAAACCTCACTTTTTGTACAATACCCTGGATACAATTCATTGGATGGCACGCAAAGAGGGTGCAGACGATGTATCCGGCATGGTTGGCGCGTTATCTCGATTATTTCGGATCGGGCTTAGTAAAGGACAGGATTACATTCCGCTGCACTCTGAGCTTGAGCATATGACCAGTTATCTGCAAATTCAGCAGACACGGTATCGCGATCGTCTTCAGTATACATTGAATATTCCAGAGGAACTGCGGGACCTTTTTGTGTTAAAGCTGCTGCTTCAACCCCTGATAGAGAATGCAATCTATCATGGAATCAAGGGCAGGCGTGGGCCGGGACACATTCGGGTGGAGGCCAGATTGGAACATAGCAGACTGCTGCTGACTGTTCAGGATGATGGAGCCGGGATGTCCAACGAACGGCTTGCCGAGATGTTGCATCTGCTCGAAGCTCCTTTGGCAAGTCTGGAAGCGTCTTCGCCTGGGATCACAGGCAAAAGTTATGGGATGTTGAACGTGCAAGCCCGTCTCCGGCTGTCCTTTGGCGATGAGTACGGTATTGTGCTGGAGAGCGAGGAGGGTCAAGGAACGAGTGTGACCATCATTCATCCGTTGATGCGAGAGCTGCCACCAATCCAACAAATCAATATCAAAGAGAGGCAGGAGAATGAATGGGAAAATTCATGA
- a CDS encoding LysE family translocator yields the protein MNIASFLIYCIVVTFTPGPSNIVILSSTQKVGARKTMNYVWGATLAFGLLLTASAFLNHLLADVLPGILKVMQIVGGIYMVYLAYQIYKMGTTEDAPTQVTGFGNGFIMQFVNPKVVLFTFTVLPSYVFPFYQSSFSSFLFVLLITFIGFLAYSSWVVFGTVFRTLLNRHQKLLSILMALFLLYSAIIVSGLI from the coding sequence ATGAATATTGCATCTTTTTTAATCTATTGCATCGTCGTTACCTTTACCCCCGGGCCTAGCAATATCGTCATTCTATCGTCCACTCAGAAGGTAGGCGCGCGAAAAACGATGAACTATGTATGGGGAGCCACGCTGGCATTTGGTCTGCTGCTTACCGCATCAGCTTTCCTTAATCATCTTCTTGCCGACGTGTTGCCCGGAATTCTGAAGGTGATGCAGATTGTCGGCGGCATCTATATGGTATATCTGGCGTATCAGATCTACAAGATGGGTACCACTGAGGATGCACCGACACAAGTTACCGGATTTGGGAACGGTTTTATCATGCAATTTGTCAATCCCAAGGTGGTCTTGTTCACCTTCACAGTCCTTCCAAGCTATGTATTTCCCTTTTACCAAAGCTCATTTTCATCGTTCCTGTTCGTATTGCTCATTACCTTCATAGGTTTTCTGGCCTACTCCAGTTGGGTTGTGTTTGGCACGGTTTTCAGAACGTTGCTGAATCGGCACCAAAAATTACTGAGTATTCTCATGGCCCTTTTTTTGTTATACTCAGCCATTATAGTATCCGGATTGATCTAA
- a CDS encoding phosphatase PAP2 family protein, which produces MHNWKKNISFPLLVAALCMIAFISIALSISDNQIHRFDDTLIGWIQGLESHGMTKFMQFFTWIGSEMPVVFITIIAMIVLYVWLRHKRELLFLACVLAGSTLLNALLKLVFQRARPTINRIIEVSGYSFPSGHSMAAFSLYGGLAFLIWKHVPTVTGRVLMIIASAVFILTIGISRIYLGVHYPSDIVGGYFLSGCWLSTCIWFYRRHLERMSQLQSRRLA; this is translated from the coding sequence ATGCACAACTGGAAAAAGAACATCTCATTCCCGCTGCTCGTTGCAGCGTTATGCATGATCGCTTTTATAAGCATCGCCCTATCCATCAGCGATAACCAGATTCATCGATTTGATGATACGCTGATCGGCTGGATTCAGGGGTTGGAATCCCACGGCATGACGAAATTCATGCAGTTTTTCACCTGGATCGGCAGTGAAATGCCTGTAGTTTTCATTACAATCATTGCCATGATTGTGTTATACGTTTGGCTGCGACACAAACGCGAACTACTCTTCCTCGCTTGTGTGCTCGCCGGTTCAACCCTGTTAAATGCTTTGCTCAAGCTGGTATTCCAACGTGCCAGACCTACCATTAACCGAATTATTGAAGTGAGCGGATATAGCTTCCCCAGTGGACATTCCATGGCCGCATTTAGCCTGTATGGCGGACTGGCCTTTCTCATCTGGAAACATGTACCCACCGTCACCGGACGTGTACTGATGATCATTGCCAGTGCCGTCTTTATACTGACCATTGGTATAAGTCGTATCTACTTGGGTGTTCATTATCCAAGTGATATCGTTGGCGGATACTTCTTAAGTGGATGCTGGCTCTCCACATGCATATGGTTTTATCGTCGGCATTTGGAGCGCATGTCCCAACTGCAAAGCAGAAGGCTGGCATAA
- the fabV gene encoding enoyl-ACP reductase FabV, producing the protein MIIKPRTRGFICTTSHPVGCAAQVQEQIDYVKSQPELKGPRNVLVIGASTGYGLASRVVSAFGAGANTIGIYRPSSSTEKRTASAGWYNSAAFEKAAEEAGLKSYSITGDAFANETRDKAVELIRSELGQVDLVVYSVASARRTDPNTGEVFNSVLKPIGQSYTNKTVNFHTGEISSVTLDPATEEEIRQTVTVMGGDDWELWMDALQQGGVLADDATTIAFSYIGPELTHAIYRDGSIGQAKNHLEATALKLNDRLSAKGGRAYVTVAKALVTQSSSAIPVVPLYISALYKVMKEKGLHEGCIEQLQRLFADRLYAGGEVPTDAEGRIRIDDWEMRADVQEEVAKLWNELTTENIYDLSDLEGYRREFFQLFGFETDGVDYEADVDPNVEVPHLVN; encoded by the coding sequence ATGATTATTAAACCAAGAACACGTGGTTTTATTTGTACCACTTCCCACCCTGTAGGTTGCGCTGCGCAAGTGCAGGAACAGATTGATTATGTAAAATCACAGCCGGAACTGAAAGGACCGCGTAATGTGCTCGTGATCGGTGCTTCCACCGGATACGGATTGGCGTCACGCGTTGTCTCTGCTTTTGGAGCGGGAGCGAATACGATCGGAATCTACCGTCCCAGCAGTTCTACAGAAAAACGTACAGCTTCAGCAGGCTGGTACAACTCTGCTGCATTCGAAAAAGCCGCTGAAGAAGCAGGCCTCAAATCGTATAGCATCACAGGTGATGCATTCGCAAACGAAACACGAGACAAAGCCGTTGAACTGATTCGCAGTGAACTCGGTCAAGTGGATCTGGTCGTATACAGCGTAGCCTCAGCACGCCGTACCGATCCAAACACGGGTGAAGTATTCAACTCTGTGCTGAAGCCTATCGGACAATCCTACACAAATAAAACAGTAAACTTCCACACAGGTGAAATCAGTTCCGTTACGCTGGACCCGGCAACCGAAGAAGAAATTCGTCAGACGGTAACGGTTATGGGTGGAGACGATTGGGAACTGTGGATGGATGCCTTGCAACAAGGCGGCGTACTTGCGGATGATGCAACAACGATTGCTTTCTCCTACATCGGTCCTGAACTTACCCATGCCATCTATCGTGATGGTTCCATCGGTCAGGCCAAGAATCATCTGGAAGCGACTGCACTCAAGCTGAATGATCGTCTAAGTGCCAAAGGCGGACGTGCTTACGTAACTGTAGCCAAAGCGCTGGTGACTCAATCCAGCTCCGCGATTCCAGTGGTGCCGCTGTACATCTCAGCATTGTACAAAGTCATGAAAGAAAAAGGCTTGCATGAGGGATGCATCGAGCAATTGCAACGTTTGTTCGCTGATCGCCTGTATGCGGGGGGAGAAGTTCCAACCGATGCAGAAGGACGCATTCGCATTGACGATTGGGAGATGAGAGCTGATGTTCAGGAAGAAGTGGCTAAGCTCTGGAATGAATTGACCACAGAGAACATCTACGATCTGTCCGATCTGGAAGGTTATCGTCGCGAATTCTTCCAACTGTTTGGTTTTGAAACCGATGGTGTGGATTATGAAGCAGACGTTGATCCAAACGTTGAAGTGCCCCATCTGGTGAACTAA
- a CDS encoding glycoside hydrolase family 1 protein: MTMKEGFYWGGATAANQFEGGWNQGGKGPSTSDMMTGGTHTIPRRITPVLEEGTYYPSHEAVDFYGHYKEDIAMMAEMGFKMFRMSINWSRIYPNGYDLEPNEEGLQFYDNVFAELKKYNIEPLVTISHYETPFGLTQKYNGWASREVIDCYIRYCTTLFNRYKDQVKYWLTFNEINCLTMPMGAYMAAGILFEGKETLVDGVDDPQTRFQALHHQFVASAKAVKLGHEINPDFQIGCMVAFMTTYPNTCNPDDMLLAQKKDQISNMICGDVQVRGAYPGFAKRFFAEEGIKIEMQPGDEQTLREGCVDFYSFSYYMSLVESADESLERAEGNLLGGIKNPYLEASDWGWQIDPKGLRYTLNHLYDRYQIPLMVVENGLGAVDVVEEDGSIQDDYRIDYLKGHIEQMKEAVADGVDLIAYTMWGCIDLVSASTGEMKKRYGFIHVNKDNDGNGDLSRTPKKSFHWYKKVIESNGEEL, from the coding sequence ATGACAATGAAAGAAGGATTTTACTGGGGGGGCGCAACGGCTGCCAATCAATTCGAGGGTGGATGGAACCAGGGCGGCAAAGGGCCAAGCACATCTGACATGATGACTGGGGGAACCCACACGATTCCACGCCGGATTACACCTGTATTGGAAGAGGGCACGTATTATCCAAGCCACGAAGCGGTTGATTTTTACGGGCACTACAAAGAAGATATTGCCATGATGGCAGAGATGGGTTTCAAAATGTTCCGCATGTCCATCAACTGGTCCCGAATCTATCCGAACGGTTACGATCTGGAGCCAAACGAAGAGGGATTGCAGTTCTACGATAATGTCTTTGCCGAGTTGAAAAAGTACAATATTGAGCCGCTCGTAACGATCTCCCATTATGAAACGCCATTCGGTCTGACACAGAAGTATAACGGCTGGGCTTCCCGTGAAGTCATCGACTGTTATATCCGTTATTGTACAACTCTCTTCAACCGCTACAAAGATCAAGTGAAATACTGGCTGACATTTAACGAGATCAACTGTCTGACGATGCCAATGGGTGCTTATATGGCTGCAGGTATTCTGTTTGAAGGCAAAGAAACGCTGGTCGATGGAGTGGATGATCCACAGACTCGTTTCCAGGCACTACATCACCAATTCGTTGCTAGTGCCAAAGCGGTGAAGCTGGGACACGAGATCAACCCTGATTTCCAGATCGGCTGTATGGTTGCGTTCATGACCACATATCCAAACACATGTAACCCGGACGACATGTTGCTTGCACAGAAGAAAGACCAAATTTCCAACATGATCTGTGGTGATGTACAGGTTCGCGGTGCGTACCCTGGATTCGCTAAACGTTTCTTCGCCGAAGAGGGCATTAAAATTGAAATGCAACCAGGAGACGAGCAGACACTGCGTGAAGGCTGCGTAGACTTCTACTCCTTCAGTTATTACATGTCTTTGGTTGAAAGTGCAGATGAGTCCCTGGAGAGAGCTGAAGGCAATCTGCTAGGGGGTATCAAAAATCCATATCTCGAAGCTTCCGATTGGGGATGGCAGATCGATCCAAAAGGACTGCGTTACACGCTGAATCATTTGTATGATCGTTACCAGATTCCACTGATGGTCGTTGAGAATGGCCTGGGTGCTGTCGATGTGGTTGAGGAAGATGGCTCCATTCAAGATGACTATCGCATTGATTATCTGAAAGGTCACATTGAACAGATGAAAGAAGCGGTAGCGGATGGCGTAGACCTCATTGCCTACACGATGTGGGGATGTATCGACCTGGTTAGTGCATCCACTGGAGAGATGAAGAAGCGTTATGGCTTCATTCATGTCAACAAGGACAACGACGGTAACGGAGATTTGAGCAGAACACCGAAGAAGAGCTTCCACTGGTACAAAAAAGTTATCGAATCCAATGGTGAAGAGTTGTAA
- a CDS encoding AraC family transcriptional regulator: MERFNYKKSQDVLALSASFTDFAYKKHCHEEYAVGVTLRGIQQYNLDGQYQASHQNGVMLFNREQSHDGSSYDREGIDYVMLYLKPDLVEEIIGKKELRFGSPIVYDPELARKILMLNDAVQHRQDEAECSERVFDLVHLLAQKEMHPKLWVPQDSLVRKAKEMMSCSTEDVLKLDNLSAEFGMSKFQFIREFKSQAGISPYQFFLNCKVERARQSIEKQKDVYAAVADCGFVDLTHLNRHFKRVFGVTAYEYMLQLN, from the coding sequence ATGGAACGGTTCAACTATAAAAAGTCACAAGACGTGCTGGCACTATCCGCCAGCTTTACTGATTTTGCATACAAAAAACATTGCCACGAAGAGTATGCGGTTGGCGTAACCCTGCGTGGCATTCAACAATACAACCTGGATGGACAATATCAGGCATCTCACCAAAATGGTGTCATGTTGTTCAATCGTGAGCAGTCCCATGATGGTAGCTCCTATGATAGAGAAGGCATTGATTACGTGATGCTGTATCTGAAGCCGGATTTGGTAGAGGAGATTATAGGCAAAAAGGAATTGCGTTTTGGAAGTCCAATCGTCTATGATCCCGAGCTTGCACGGAAGATCCTGATGCTGAACGATGCCGTTCAGCACAGACAGGACGAAGCGGAGTGCAGCGAAAGAGTCTTCGATCTGGTTCACCTTTTGGCTCAGAAGGAGATGCATCCCAAGCTCTGGGTGCCTCAGGACAGCCTGGTTCGAAAAGCTAAGGAAATGATGTCCTGCAGCACCGAAGATGTGCTCAAGCTGGACAACCTGAGCGCCGAATTTGGCATGTCCAAGTTTCAATTTATCCGTGAATTCAAGTCACAAGCAGGTATTTCCCCCTACCAGTTTTTCTTAAACTGCAAGGTGGAGCGTGCCCGTCAATCCATCGAAAAGCAGAAGGACGTCTACGCTGCTGTTGCCGATTGCGGATTCGTTGATCTGACCCATCTGAACCGGCATTTCAAACGGGTATTTGGTGTCACAGCTTATGAATACATGTTGCAGTTAAACTAG
- a CDS encoding XRE family transcriptional regulator yields the protein MLKERIELLSKRKQISRKDLVDGLVTQAHFANILADRYPLPEDLAEAIAGRLGVSPSYIMKAAAQDEETLERAEVIFEQMSVPASAISEDTVHALADRDDTLTVELTTALMKAVYYQQLNDATAHEYIHTSYLNFYLEKYGRPDDIDLPRPLVKALLFYKIQYYRSKMAFVDVLTHATRLSELALPGSEFWLSVQNIKMEAYIQVKQYEEAKQVFELTMRHVYDQRMFHRLSGLYVAYSGYCFAMGLVQEALSALTMAEANLVYAGNQGDLVTAIANNRIVMLTMTGELDQAQAEIERFESLLQQETEETQLAMRPLVNVYQCEVALARKNWGVLAQSVDQLLKCATTQDQQMSAAFYQSHLALAHGDREVFMERALACLPYFESAQHVMRLEPLYEGMAVVSEDQRKYKEAAMYYRKLVYLLRKK from the coding sequence ATGCTGAAGGAACGCATTGAACTGCTAAGCAAAAGAAAACAAATCTCCCGTAAAGACCTAGTGGATGGTCTGGTCACGCAGGCCCACTTTGCAAATATTCTGGCGGATCGTTATCCGCTTCCTGAGGATTTGGCAGAAGCTATCGCCGGGCGTCTTGGGGTATCCCCTTCCTATATTATGAAGGCTGCGGCTCAGGACGAGGAAACACTCGAACGAGCAGAGGTCATCTTCGAACAAATGTCTGTTCCAGCGTCAGCGATATCCGAAGATACGGTGCATGCACTGGCAGATCGAGATGACACGCTGACTGTAGAGCTGACAACGGCCTTGATGAAGGCAGTCTATTATCAGCAGTTAAACGATGCAACGGCACATGAATATATACATACGTCCTACCTTAATTTTTACCTGGAGAAGTATGGTCGCCCAGACGATATTGATCTGCCGCGCCCGTTAGTCAAGGCACTTTTATTCTATAAAATACAATATTATCGCTCCAAAATGGCCTTTGTAGATGTACTAACTCACGCAACCAGGCTCAGTGAGCTGGCGCTTCCTGGCAGTGAATTCTGGCTGTCTGTGCAAAATATCAAGATGGAAGCCTACATCCAGGTTAAACAGTATGAAGAGGCGAAACAGGTATTTGAGCTTACGATGCGGCATGTATATGATCAACGGATGTTTCATCGGTTGTCCGGGCTATATGTGGCATATAGTGGCTATTGCTTCGCAATGGGGCTGGTTCAGGAGGCACTCTCGGCATTAACCATGGCAGAGGCAAACCTCGTGTATGCCGGCAACCAGGGAGATCTGGTGACGGCGATTGCCAACAATCGGATTGTCATGTTAACGATGACAGGTGAACTGGATCAGGCACAGGCTGAGATTGAACGATTTGAGTCGCTATTGCAGCAGGAAACCGAAGAAACACAGCTCGCGATGCGGCCGCTCGTCAATGTATATCAATGCGAAGTGGCTCTGGCGCGGAAGAACTGGGGCGTGCTCGCGCAAAGTGTAGATCAACTCTTGAAATGTGCAACAACACAGGATCAGCAGATGAGCGCAGCCTTCTACCAGAGCCATCTGGCTCTTGCGCATGGAGATCGCGAAGTTTTCATGGAGCGGGCGCTTGCCTGTCTGCCTTATTTTGAATCCGCACAGCATGTCATGCGACTTGAACCGTTATATGAGGGGATGGCCGTAGTATCCGAGGATCAGCGGAAATACAAGGAAGCAGCCATGTATTATCGGAAGCTGGTGTATCTGTTACGCAAAAAATAG
- a CDS encoding substrate-binding domain-containing protein has translation MKKMLLVYILLISAFALYVLRFEYTSQVNSSWEDRGLRGDIGETYIMITFQSGLEYWKSPLKGFEDAADALGVTVEYRGATRYDAKEQTMVIEQAIARKPAGIAISAIDPQSLVPAINKAVDADIPVVLFDADAPDSQAYSFLGTDNYKSGVMAADKMAELLGREGEVAVLTLPGQQNHEERTKGFRDTIEARYPSMQVVEVADGHGDAMVSRDETLRMMKERPELAGIFVTEATGGAGSGEAVQTAGDRHPLQIISFDTNKATLDMIKNGTISATIAQGTWNMGYWSLQYLFHLHHQLTVPAPSSSGENAPLPVMVDTGISVVTRSNVDDYYAK, from the coding sequence ATGAAGAAAATGCTGCTAGTCTATATTTTGCTAATCTCGGCATTTGCGCTGTATGTGTTGAGATTCGAATATACCAGTCAGGTTAACAGTTCATGGGAGGACCGGGGGCTGCGCGGTGATATCGGAGAGACGTATATCATGATTACATTCCAGTCCGGGCTGGAGTATTGGAAGAGCCCGCTTAAAGGCTTCGAGGATGCTGCGGATGCGCTTGGTGTGACCGTAGAATATCGCGGAGCTACCCGGTATGATGCGAAGGAGCAGACGATGGTAATCGAGCAGGCCATCGCTCGCAAACCGGCGGGCATTGCCATATCTGCAATCGATCCACAATCGTTAGTTCCAGCGATTAACAAGGCAGTCGATGCAGATATCCCTGTTGTATTATTTGATGCGGATGCACCGGATAGCCAGGCCTATTCTTTTCTGGGGACAGATAATTACAAGTCGGGTGTAATGGCCGCTGATAAAATGGCTGAACTGCTGGGGCGTGAAGGAGAGGTTGCGGTATTAACCTTGCCTGGACAACAGAATCATGAAGAGCGAACGAAAGGCTTCCGCGATACGATCGAGGCGAGATATCCTTCCATGCAGGTCGTTGAAGTTGCAGATGGGCACGGTGATGCGATGGTGTCCAGAGACGAAACACTGAGAATGATGAAGGAACGTCCGGAGCTGGCGGGTATTTTTGTGACTGAAGCCACCGGAGGAGCAGGATCGGGAGAAGCCGTTCAAACTGCCGGTGACAGACATCCTTTGCAGATTATTTCATTTGATACGAATAAGGCTACATTGGATATGATCAAGAACGGGACGATCTCGGCTACAATTGCACAGGGAACCTGGAATATGGGGTATTGGTCACTCCAATATTTGTTCCATCTGCATCACCAGTTGACGGTTCCTGCTCCATCGTCATCCGGTGAAAATGCACCGCTTCCCGTGATGGTGGACACGGGGATCTCCGTCGTGACACGTTCAAATGTGGATGATTACTATGCCAAATAA